A stretch of Caenorhabditis elegans chromosome IV DNA encodes these proteins:
- the Y105C5A.26 gene encoding Transposase (Predicted) yields MADKSAFVPVDAIGNHKNTDLDVDIGRQVVRNEAAKPARKVPVQEVIHLSENLC; encoded by the coding sequence ATGGCAGACAAATCAGCATTTGTGCCAGTCGATGCCATCGGAAACCACAAGAACACGGATCTTGACGTCGACATAGGACGACAAGTTGTTCGGAACGAAGCCGCAAAGCCAGCCAGGAAAGTTCCAGTACAAGAAGTCATCCACCTATCAGAAAACCTATGCTAA